Proteins encoded within one genomic window of uncultured Desulfobacter sp.:
- a CDS encoding DUF3683 domain-containing protein, whose product MRDLFRKIPFNYTSAGDDQIIAHLFGNEILETIRVLETLKGTGRSSRLLHRFMGDLFVIRRNAFLFQELVEHPVLRRRLFTEFENDLFNIAEHAEHEEVRIVLDACRSSLRQLKTQINAVAKEQTRVSRRLSPVVGKNNICFDPFNITAHITDATDWRRYTPAAVIRPDREDQIPKLVKKLKDLKFHIIPRGGGTGLTGGATPLAPDCVMINTEKLNTIFPIEHRKTPDGRDYAVMPMEAGVITQDAKDSAAAQGYIFATDPTSAWACTIGGNLAENAGGKTAVLYGTAIDNVLSFRITMPDGQLLTVARQDHPLRKILYEDTLSFVIKDETGKILDTIELNGADVRKKGLGKDVTNKVLGGLPGVQKEGCDGIITWAEFILYPEFAHKATCCIEFFGNDMTEAGKVITQICTRFENSDPALMALEHFDEEYIKAIKYKTKRSVGDRLKAVLLIDMVSNDLFLLDQGMRTIETILEAYDKTGLSIARNRTEAARYWEDRKRLGAIAAHTNAFKLNEDIVLPIDSLADFVRFVDDTNLEEKKYTQGRIIQNILTYLETAIPQSDPEWLGKKVGRIKDLAYGIRKKLDIASRDALEAFIHTKNFHTKIQDHLHGYSLVLSNVEEIYNDTLSRLIVIATHMHAGDGNVHVNIPVFSNDKEMLARAHMTADKVMAKAVALDGVVSGEHGIGVTKFKYLDKEQVSRFDAYRKQVDPNGLMNPGKLSESDILNKVFTPSFNLMKLEAQILKHGSLSELSASISHCVRCGKCKPECPVFYPARNMFFHPRNKNLALGALIEALLYITQRTQSTKFKVLKNLEQIGDHCTICHKCLEKCPVNIDTGVISIKEREILKKMNFKHTPVPTKLTLGYLGNRNQTLNPIIRTGLLTAGSAVQQTAVKLAKSVSFLPALKETKALQMLNTSVSQPGLTTLRAHLPSADRNQAILIDPPGKITSTVFYFPGCGSERMFSNISKATIFLLLSQGHQVVLPPPYMCCGYPLKVNARIKEAQKVSLENTIIMTQIRDMFYDLDFSGCIVSCGTCMDSLSDLGITELFDAKLFDISGYLFEHGLTTEEPHACLYHAPCHDSLKGTATAQLAKAGIDARPVPYCCSEAGTMSLSRPDISYNMFLRKQETVKQVSQGLDKVKPKILTNCPSCVQGLGRQSQVTAVHMAVALARLTGGADWMKQFRALIKNMEIVTF is encoded by the coding sequence ATGCGAGATCTTTTCAGAAAAATACCGTTTAATTACACCTCGGCCGGGGACGACCAGATCATTGCCCATTTGTTTGGCAATGAAATTTTAGAAACTATTCGTGTCCTGGAAACACTTAAGGGAACAGGCAGATCCTCCCGCCTTCTCCACCGATTTATGGGGGACCTTTTCGTCATCCGCAGGAATGCCTTTTTATTTCAGGAACTGGTCGAACATCCCGTGCTCCGACGGCGGCTGTTTACCGAATTTGAAAATGACCTTTTCAATATTGCTGAACATGCTGAACATGAAGAGGTTCGCATTGTACTTGACGCCTGCAGATCTTCACTGCGACAGCTAAAAACCCAGATCAATGCCGTTGCAAAAGAGCAGACAAGGGTTTCACGGCGGCTTTCTCCTGTGGTGGGAAAAAACAACATCTGCTTTGATCCCTTTAACATTACCGCACATATCACGGACGCCACAGACTGGCGAAGATACACGCCCGCTGCAGTAATTCGGCCGGACCGTGAAGATCAGATCCCCAAGCTGGTCAAAAAATTAAAAGATTTAAAATTTCATATCATTCCCCGGGGCGGGGGCACCGGTCTGACCGGTGGGGCTACACCCCTGGCACCGGACTGCGTGATGATCAATACGGAAAAACTGAACACAATTTTTCCCATTGAACACCGCAAAACACCGGACGGCAGAGATTATGCCGTGATGCCCATGGAAGCAGGGGTCATTACCCAGGATGCCAAGGATTCGGCTGCGGCCCAGGGTTACATTTTCGCCACGGATCCCACCTCTGCCTGGGCCTGTACCATTGGCGGCAACCTGGCTGAAAACGCCGGTGGAAAGACAGCGGTGCTTTATGGTACTGCCATAGATAATGTCTTGTCTTTCAGGATCACCATGCCCGACGGCCAACTGCTGACAGTGGCGCGCCAGGACCATCCCTTACGTAAAATTTTGTACGAGGATACCCTTAGCTTTGTAATCAAAGATGAAACCGGTAAAATCCTTGACACCATTGAACTGAACGGGGCGGATGTCCGTAAAAAAGGTTTGGGCAAGGATGTCACCAATAAGGTTTTAGGCGGTCTGCCCGGCGTACAGAAAGAAGGATGCGACGGCATCATTACCTGGGCTGAATTTATCCTATATCCGGAGTTCGCACACAAGGCCACCTGCTGCATTGAATTTTTCGGCAACGACATGACCGAGGCCGGCAAGGTGATAACGCAAATCTGTACCCGATTTGAGAACAGCGATCCTGCGCTGATGGCCCTGGAACATTTTGACGAAGAATACATTAAGGCCATCAAATACAAAACCAAGCGGTCTGTGGGAGACCGGCTTAAAGCCGTATTACTCATTGACATGGTGTCCAATGATCTGTTCCTTCTTGACCAGGGCATGCGTACCATAGAAACGATCCTTGAAGCCTATGACAAGACCGGGCTCTCCATTGCCCGGAACAGGACCGAGGCTGCCCGTTACTGGGAGGACCGCAAGCGGCTGGGGGCCATAGCCGCTCATACCAATGCCTTCAAGCTCAACGAAGATATTGTTCTGCCCATTGATAGTCTGGCTGACTTTGTCAGATTTGTTGATGACACCAACCTTGAAGAAAAAAAATATACCCAGGGCCGGATTATTCAAAATATCCTGACCTATCTGGAGACAGCTATTCCCCAGTCTGATCCCGAGTGGCTGGGAAAAAAGGTCGGACGGATCAAGGATCTTGCTTACGGTATCCGCAAGAAACTCGACATTGCATCCCGAGACGCTCTGGAAGCCTTTATTCATACTAAAAATTTTCACACCAAAATCCAGGATCACCTGCACGGCTACAGCCTGGTTTTATCTAATGTGGAAGAGATTTACAATGACACCTTAAGCCGACTGATTGTCATTGCAACCCACATGCATGCCGGGGACGGTAACGTACATGTGAATATTCCAGTATTTTCCAATGATAAGGAGATGCTTGCCCGGGCCCACATGACCGCCGACAAGGTCATGGCAAAAGCCGTCGCCCTTGATGGTGTGGTCTCCGGTGAACACGGTATCGGTGTTACCAAGTTCAAATACCTGGATAAAGAGCAGGTGAGCCGGTTTGACGCCTACCGCAAACAGGTGGACCCGAACGGGTTGATGAACCCTGGCAAATTATCCGAGTCCGATATTTTGAACAAGGTGTTTACCCCGTCATTCAATCTTATGAAACTTGAGGCCCAGATCCTCAAGCACGGGTCGCTTTCCGAACTGTCTGCCAGCATTTCCCATTGTGTTCGCTGCGGTAAATGCAAACCCGAGTGCCCTGTGTTCTATCCGGCAAGGAACATGTTTTTTCATCCCCGGAATAAAAATCTGGCTTTGGGCGCTTTGATCGAGGCGTTGCTTTACATTACCCAGCGGACCCAGTCCACAAAATTCAAGGTATTGAAAAATCTTGAGCAGATCGGTGATCATTGTACGATCTGCCATAAGTGCCTTGAAAAGTGTCCGGTGAACATTGATACCGGGGTTATTTCCATCAAGGAACGTGAAATTCTTAAAAAAATGAATTTCAAGCATACGCCTGTACCCACAAAGTTAACTTTGGGGTATTTGGGTAACCGCAACCAGACACTAAACCCGATTATTCGTACAGGGCTTTTAACAGCAGGCAGTGCTGTTCAGCAAACGGCAGTCAAGCTTGCAAAATCGGTTTCTTTTTTACCCGCGTTAAAGGAAACAAAAGCACTGCAGATGCTAAACACTTCGGTGTCACAGCCGGGTCTGACCACGCTTCGGGCCCACCTGCCATCTGCAGACCGAAATCAGGCTATTTTGATTGATCCTCCTGGCAAAATTACGTCAACAGTGTTTTATTTCCCAGGATGCGGCAGTGAGCGCATGTTTTCCAATATCTCAAAGGCGACCATTTTTTTGTTGCTCTCCCAGGGACACCAGGTGGTGTTGCCGCCGCCATACATGTGCTGCGGATATCCGCTGAAGGTGAATGCCCGGATCAAAGAGGCCCAAAAGGTCTCTCTTGAGAATACCATTATCATGACCCAGATTCGGGACATGTTCTATGATCTTGATTTTTCCGGCTGTATTGTCTCCTGCGGCACCTGTATGGATTCGTTGTCCGATCTGGGCATAACAGAACTGTTTGATGCAAAGCTGTTTGATATTTCCGGGTACCTGTTTGAACATGGTTTGACCACTGAAGAACCCCACGCCTGTCTTTACCATGCCCCCTGCCATGACAGTTTAAAGGGCACGGCAACTGCACAGCTTGCCAAAGCAGGCATTGACGCACGGCCCGTTCCATACTGCTGCTCCGAAGCCGGAACCATGTCGCTGTCCCGGCCGGATATCAGCTACAACATGTTTTTAAGGAAACAGGAAACTGTTAAACAGGTGAGTCAGGGCCTTGATAAAGTAAAGCCAAAGATATTGACCAACTGCCCGTCCTGTGTCCAGGGGTTAGGCCGCCAGAGTCAGGTAACTGCGGTGCATATGGCTGTGGCGCTGGCACGGCTTACGGGTGGTGCCGACTGGATGAAGCAGTTTCGGGCTTTGATTAAAAATATGGAAATCGTAACCTTCTGA
- a CDS encoding 16S rRNA (uracil(1498)-N(3))-methyltransferase — translation MNLILLEDRDFIGPDRVRLQDDRCRHINRVIKAKPGDTLVCGKINAKMGTGRVLSIDRHFIDMQVCLDQDPPSPLPLTLILALPRPKMLKRILYNLASLGVKKIFLVNSRRVEKSFWDSGVLSESDIQRHLYLGLCQAKDTLVPRVHLKRFFSPFVKEELPKLSRNKKRILAHPKAKTSCPMGLNSDTVLVIGPEGGFIDLEVQTLVDQGFEPMTMGSRILRVETAVTALVSRLFT, via the coding sequence ATGAACCTTATCCTGCTGGAAGACCGAGATTTTATAGGTCCGGATCGGGTTCGGCTCCAAGATGACCGATGCAGACATATTAACCGGGTGATAAAGGCAAAGCCTGGAGACACACTTGTCTGCGGGAAAATAAATGCAAAAATGGGTACAGGGCGTGTCTTGTCCATTGACCGGCACTTCATTGACATGCAGGTTTGCCTTGACCAGGATCCGCCGTCCCCATTGCCCTTGACCCTGATCCTGGCGTTACCCAGACCCAAGATGCTTAAAAGAATACTGTACAATCTTGCAAGCTTAGGTGTAAAAAAAATTTTTCTGGTCAATTCCCGGCGGGTGGAGAAAAGTTTCTGGGATTCAGGCGTATTATCCGAATCGGATATTCAGCGCCATCTATACCTCGGTCTTTGCCAGGCTAAGGACACCCTCGTGCCTCGAGTCCATCTCAAACGTTTTTTTTCTCCTTTTGTTAAAGAAGAATTGCCGAAATTGAGCAGAAACAAAAAAAGGATTCTTGCCCATCCCAAAGCGAAAACATCTTGTCCAATGGGACTCAATTCCGATACAGTGCTTGTGATCGGTCCGGAAGGCGGATTTATTGATCTTGAAGTGCAGACACTGGTGGACCAAGGCTTTGAACCTATGACTATGGGTAGCCGGATTTTGCGGGTGGAAACTGCCGTAACCGCTTTGGTTTCAAGGCTTTTTACTTGA
- a CDS encoding cyclic nucleotide-binding domain-containing protein, with protein sequence MKPKGLQNTDGSPLKKYDKYAHVLQKTKWAREFSWKHLQKICFYIEPVIAKPGAIVFKEGDTDKSLGIIVKGAIDILKENTRVSTLTSSQTFGEMALIDGEPRSASGIAAKETVIFFMSQENLILLTRDDPELGVQLLWKISKLISQRLRQTTGMLVDYMGEY encoded by the coding sequence ATGAAACCTAAAGGGCTGCAGAATACAGACGGTTCCCCTCTGAAAAAATATGACAAATATGCCCATGTACTCCAAAAAACAAAGTGGGCAAGGGAGTTTTCCTGGAAGCATCTCCAAAAAATATGTTTCTATATTGAACCGGTAATCGCTAAACCGGGAGCCATCGTGTTCAAAGAAGGAGATACAGACAAAAGTTTAGGGATTATTGTCAAGGGTGCCATTGATATTCTTAAGGAAAACACCCGGGTCAGTACCCTGACCAGTTCCCAGACCTTTGGCGAAATGGCCCTGATCGACGGCGAACCTCGCTCCGCATCGGGTATTGCCGCCAAAGAAACCGTAATTTTTTTCATGAGCCAGGAGAATCTGATTCTCCTGACCCGGGACGATCCGGAATTAGGCGTCCAACTGCTGTGGAAAATCTCCAAGCTTATCAGTCAGCGGTTACGTCAAACCACCGGGATGCTGGTGGATTATATGGGAGAGTATTGA
- a CDS encoding rhodanese-like domain-containing protein — MIQQDDFKEISFEEFEQYRADSKENNYLVVDVRQENEYKSGHVPGAKLIPLNILGDHLPELALDKDLFFYCHSGVRSEVAGIMAAEEGRDAQKIYNITGGFCSYQGHSLDGFPRLQVFDYQEDDTRLLYQAMELEKAAEHFYETILAFVPDEKFKGTIEQLAKAEIAHARTIYSYWKQIVENPQPFEDIYEVLKGDILESGQPLSEVTTALYANNEITWTDIIEMALSIEIQAYDLYRTMADRRGKGEAQNAFLSIAQMEKAHMKLAAKLLDVQ; from the coding sequence ATGATCCAACAAGACGACTTTAAAGAAATCTCTTTTGAAGAATTTGAGCAATACCGCGCCGATAGTAAAGAAAACAATTATCTGGTTGTTGATGTCCGGCAGGAAAATGAATATAAATCAGGGCATGTCCCAGGGGCCAAGCTGATTCCTTTAAACATCCTGGGGGATCATTTACCTGAACTTGCTTTGGACAAGGATCTGTTTTTTTACTGCCATAGCGGTGTCAGGTCTGAAGTGGCTGGAATAATGGCTGCAGAAGAGGGCAGAGACGCCCAAAAAATTTACAACATCACTGGTGGATTTTGCTCCTACCAGGGGCATTCTTTGGATGGTTTCCCACGACTGCAGGTATTTGACTACCAAGAAGATGATACTCGGCTGCTTTATCAGGCTATGGAATTGGAAAAAGCTGCAGAACATTTTTATGAAACCATTCTTGCTTTTGTCCCGGATGAAAAATTTAAAGGAACCATTGAACAATTGGCCAAGGCGGAAATTGCCCATGCCCGAACCATTTATTCATACTGGAAGCAAATAGTTGAAAATCCACAACCCTTTGAAGACATTTATGAAGTTTTAAAAGGCGATATCCTTGAAAGTGGTCAGCCCCTATCCGAAGTGACAACAGCCCTGTATGCAAACAACGAGATTACATGGACTGACATTATTGAGATGGCTTTGAGCATTGAAATTCAAGCCTATGATCTTTATCGCACCATGGCGGACCGTCGGGGGAAGGGTGAGGCACAAAACGCCTTTCTCTCTATTGCCCAGATGGAAAAAGCACATATGAAGCTGGCAGCTAAACTGTTAGATGTGCAATAG
- a CDS encoding peroxidase family protein: protein MEPLAAKVGASIADTIVLAGNVGVELAAKAGGVEIDVPFAPGRGDATDEMTDAESFTVLEPLADGFRNYLQKDYIPAPEEMLLDRAQLMGLAAPEMTVLIGGMRVMGTNYGSSKHGVFTDQEGALTNAFFVALTDMAYKWESAGKSEYNIIDRVTGETKYTATRVDLVFGSNSILRAYAEVYAQDDNMNKFVQDFVKAWEKVMDADRFDRSI from the coding sequence TTGGAGCCTTTGGCCGCTAAGGTTGGGGCGTCCATTGCAGATACGATTGTTCTGGCAGGTAATGTGGGGGTTGAATTGGCAGCCAAAGCTGGTGGTGTGGAAATCGATGTACCTTTTGCGCCGGGCCGGGGCGATGCAACGGATGAAATGACGGATGCAGAGTCGTTCACCGTTCTGGAGCCTCTCGCTGATGGTTTTCGTAATTATTTGCAAAAGGATTACATTCCGGCTCCGGAGGAAATGCTGCTTGACCGAGCACAGCTTATGGGGCTTGCAGCACCTGAGATGACAGTGCTTATCGGTGGTATGCGTGTTATGGGAACCAACTACGGCAGCAGTAAACATGGCGTATTTACCGACCAAGAGGGTGCCTTAACCAACGCCTTTTTTGTTGCCCTGACTGACATGGCTTACAAGTGGGAATCAGCCGGGAAATCAGAATACAACATTATTGATCGTGTAACCGGCGAAACGAAATATACGGCGACGCGTGTCGACCTTGTCTTCGGCTCTAACTCCATTTTGCGTGCCTATGCTGAGGTTTATGCCCAAGACGATAATATGAATAAATTCGTTCAGGATTTCGTTAAGGCATGGGAAAAAGTGATGGATGCGGATCGCTTTGATCGATCTATTTAA
- a CDS encoding inorganic pyrophosphatase Ppa, with product MEIKKFLELKDAFELKKYVRNMDFDKKNCCSFYGSPKKHPYGKERVILVADPFGEHTFYYDFKLKDILSIEEQPRINSPAGDSISMVRLWVKNGSIGLQCTPFSVGPTIGLG from the coding sequence ATGGAGATTAAAAAATTTCTTGAACTTAAGGATGCCTTTGAACTGAAGAAATATGTCAGAAACATGGACTTTGATAAAAAAAATTGCTGCTCATTCTATGGATCACCTAAAAAGCATCCATATGGAAAAGAACGCGTTATTCTTGTGGCAGACCCATTTGGAGAGCATACCTTTTACTATGATTTTAAGCTAAAAGACATTCTGTCAATAGAGGAACAACCCCGCATTAATAGTCCAGCAGGAGATTCGATTTCCATGGTCCGGCTCTGGGTGAAAAACGGCAGTATCGGACTACAGTGCACCCCGTTTTCCGTGGGACCAACGATAGGACTTGGTTAA
- the tdh gene encoding L-threonine 3-dehydrogenase translates to MNPSIPSTMKALVKARPEKGLWLQEIPVPSINHNEVLIKILKTAICGTDVHIYNWDQWSQKNVPVPMHIGHEFVGEVVAVGSQVKDCKPGDLVSGEGHIICGHCRNCLAGRRHLCRDTKGVGVNRPGAFAQYLSIPVTNVWFCDRKIALDVLACFDPLGNAVHTALTFDVLGEDILITGAGPIGCMAAAIAKHAGARNIVVTDINPFRLSLAEKAGATRVVNAEKESLTQVQKELGMKEGFDVAMEMSGSPAALDSILDNMFHGGKIALLGILPDRIPMDWNKVVFNMLTIKGIYGRQMFETWYKMTAMVQSGLDISPLITHRFHYTQFQQGFDVMRSKNSGKVILDWD, encoded by the coding sequence ATGAATCCATCTATTCCCAGTACCATGAAAGCACTGGTAAAGGCCCGGCCTGAAAAAGGACTCTGGTTGCAAGAAATACCGGTTCCCAGTATAAACCACAACGAAGTGCTGATCAAAATTTTAAAAACGGCGATTTGCGGCACGGATGTACATATTTACAATTGGGATCAATGGTCCCAAAAAAACGTTCCTGTGCCCATGCACATTGGACACGAATTCGTAGGCGAAGTGGTTGCTGTGGGGTCCCAGGTGAAAGATTGCAAGCCCGGGGATCTGGTTTCCGGAGAAGGACATATTATCTGCGGCCATTGCAGGAACTGTCTTGCTGGGCGACGTCATCTGTGCCGGGATACAAAGGGTGTGGGTGTCAACCGGCCCGGTGCTTTTGCCCAGTATCTATCCATCCCGGTTACCAATGTCTGGTTTTGTGATAGAAAAATTGCATTGGATGTTTTGGCCTGTTTTGACCCTTTGGGCAATGCTGTTCATACGGCGTTAACCTTTGACGTACTTGGCGAAGATATACTTATTACAGGGGCAGGACCTATCGGGTGCATGGCTGCGGCAATTGCAAAACACGCAGGTGCCAGAAATATCGTGGTCACGGATATTAACCCTTTTCGTTTGAGTCTTGCCGAAAAAGCCGGGGCTACCCGGGTTGTAAATGCAGAAAAAGAAAGCCTGACCCAGGTTCAAAAGGAACTGGGCATGAAAGAGGGGTTTGACGTGGCCATGGAAATGTCAGGAAGCCCTGCTGCGCTTGACTCTATACTGGATAACATGTTTCATGGCGGCAAAATCGCGCTTCTGGGCATTCTGCCCGACCGAATCCCCATGGACTGGAATAAAGTCGTCTTTAACATGCTCACCATCAAAGGGATATATGGGCGGCAGATGTTTGAAACCTGGTATAAAATGACAGCCATGGTTCAAAGCGGCCTGGATATTTCCCCACTGATTACTCACAGGTTTCATTACACTCAATTCCAACAAGGATTTGATGTTATGCGGTCAAAAAATTCTGGAAAAGTGATTCTGGATTGGGATTAA
- a CDS encoding aminotransferase class I/II-fold pyridoxal phosphate-dependent enzyme, translating into MTTDKLDKSLQVELASLAAEGRAKAPERVITEYIPPKKDFGPRYRLEGSSKEYIRLNSNSYLSLSAHPALIKAADKATRQFGVGPGAVRFIDGTFCYHAALEKRIAEFVGKPCAKIFNSAYTANCGLALSISSAKTHWIGDQLNHNSIIRAMRISNIPSGNKGFFKHNDMDDLKRCLDAVDPDIERVVVIFDGIFSMRGDFAPIDEILSVCKAYEDKFKDGVITVVDDSHGIGAYGATGRGTSEYTGERPDVIVGTFGKAFGVNGGFIAASETVIEAVRQKADTYIYTNPLSVADCAAALAAIDICDSDQGLDLLDHLGSVTTAFRNGLKRMALESIEGPHPVVPLMVRDTDKTHRLVNFLYENGLLVVGLTFPVVPKGDETIRFQINACHTHADIDYVLGVIKSFNH; encoded by the coding sequence ATGACAACAGATAAATTAGACAAAAGCCTTCAAGTCGAGCTTGCATCGCTGGCTGCTGAAGGTAGAGCAAAAGCCCCCGAAAGAGTTATTACTGAATATATTCCCCCAAAAAAGGATTTCGGTCCAAGATACCGGCTTGAAGGTTCAAGTAAAGAATATATCCGGCTCAATTCAAACTCATATCTATCCTTGTCCGCCCATCCGGCTCTGATTAAGGCTGCGGACAAAGCAACTCGACAATTTGGCGTGGGCCCTGGTGCGGTAAGATTTATAGACGGTACATTTTGTTACCACGCGGCTTTGGAAAAACGAATTGCCGAATTTGTCGGCAAGCCCTGTGCAAAAATTTTTAACTCAGCCTATACGGCCAATTGTGGTCTGGCGTTGTCCATTTCCAGTGCCAAAACACATTGGATAGGAGATCAGCTCAACCACAACTCAATAATCAGGGCCATGCGTATTTCAAATATTCCATCCGGAAACAAGGGATTTTTTAAACACAATGATATGGACGACCTCAAACGTTGCCTTGATGCGGTGGACCCGGACATTGAACGCGTTGTGGTCATTTTTGACGGGATTTTTTCCATGCGTGGCGATTTTGCACCCATTGACGAAATTCTCAGCGTCTGTAAAGCCTATGAAGACAAGTTCAAGGATGGCGTTATAACTGTTGTGGATGATTCTCACGGCATCGGCGCCTATGGCGCAACAGGCCGGGGAACCAGCGAATATACAGGGGAGAGACCCGACGTCATTGTCGGCACCTTCGGCAAAGCCTTTGGGGTTAACGGCGGGTTTATCGCAGCAAGTGAAACCGTGATCGAAGCGGTTCGTCAAAAGGCAGATACCTATATCTATACAAATCCCTTAAGTGTTGCAGATTGTGCGGCTGCCCTGGCCGCAATCGATATCTGTGACAGTGACCAGGGCCTGGACCTTCTGGATCACTTAGGCTCAGTAACCACCGCGTTTCGTAATGGCCTTAAGCGTATGGCCCTTGAATCAATTGAAGGGCCCCACCCCGTGGTGCCGCTTATGGTCAGAGATACCGACAAAACCCATAGGCTGGTGAATTTTCTCTACGAAAACGGCTTGCTGGTGGTGGGTTTAACCTTTCCAGTTGTTCCCAAGGGAGATGAAACCATACGGTTTCAAATTAACGCCTGCCACACCCATGCTGATATTGACTATGTCCTGGGAGTGATCAAGTCTTTTAACCACTAA
- a CDS encoding diguanylate cyclase, which produces MNNDKKFTVMVVDDIQENIDILATVLGIQYNVSIAMDGKSALDIIAKEPPDLILLDIMMPEMDGFEVCRHLKNQPETKDIPIIFLTAKTDGKSIVEGFQAGAVDYIGKPFNVTELLVRVKTQLELSHSRREMKRINSRLEHLTIHDDLTGLYNTRYLYDALYQLVESSKAENRSFALLFMDIDNFKYVVDTCGHLNGSRALREIAETIMESISKPCYGVAYGGDEFVIVLPGFDKDQAIKTTENIRTRMKQTTYLKNEGCNVQLSASFGIAAFPDDATEARALLKLADQLMFRIKETSKDAIGCLSKTSDSDRAQPPSTLIN; this is translated from the coding sequence GTGAATAACGATAAAAAATTTACGGTAATGGTGGTCGATGACATCCAGGAAAATATCGATATTCTCGCTACGGTATTAGGAATTCAGTATAACGTAAGTATCGCCATGGACGGAAAATCGGCTTTGGATATCATTGCCAAGGAACCGCCTGATCTGATACTTCTGGACATCATGATGCCGGAAATGGATGGTTTTGAAGTTTGCCGACATCTTAAAAATCAACCCGAAACTAAGGATATTCCCATCATCTTCTTGACAGCAAAGACTGATGGAAAAAGTATTGTGGAGGGATTCCAAGCCGGCGCGGTGGATTACATCGGCAAACCGTTTAATGTGACCGAATTGTTGGTGCGTGTAAAGACACAGCTTGAGCTGAGCCATTCGCGAAGGGAAATGAAAAGAATCAATTCAAGATTAGAACATCTAACGATTCATGACGATTTGACCGGCCTTTACAATACACGCTATCTTTATGATGCCTTGTACCAGCTGGTTGAAAGCAGTAAGGCTGAAAACAGATCCTTTGCCCTGCTGTTTATGGATATTGATAATTTCAAATATGTTGTGGATACTTGCGGGCATCTAAATGGTAGCCGGGCGCTGCGAGAAATTGCCGAAACAATCATGGAATCAATTTCAAAGCCATGCTATGGGGTAGCGTATGGTGGGGATGAATTTGTCATCGTATTACCTGGATTTGACAAGGACCAGGCAATTAAAACGACAGAAAACATTCGTACCCGGATGAAACAGACAACCTACCTGAAAAACGAAGGGTGTAACGTCCAACTGAGCGCAAGCTTCGGCATCGCAGCCTTCCCTGATGATGCAACAGAGGCAAGAGCATTGCTCAAGTTGGCCGACCAACTGATGTTCAGGATAAAGGAAACCAGCAAAGACGCCATTGGCTGCCTTTCCAAAACATCCGATTCAGACCGGGCCCAGCCCCCGAGCACCCTGATAAATTAA